One Echeneis naucrates chromosome 1, fEcheNa1.1, whole genome shotgun sequence DNA segment encodes these proteins:
- the grap2b gene encoding GRB2-related adapter protein 2b isoform X1 yields MEAAAKYDFEATADDELTFRKGEKLKAHSHTKYTFSSRIDSTLFFSVTSSPQILQTTGDWYKAERNGVQGFVPKNFISIHLPSWYQEDTSRRDAETKLMPESVGAFIIRACQSGALGDFSISVRKARDVEHFKVLQDSGHYVLWAEKFSSLNQLVEYYQKHSISKETPIFLRDTREEQQQRGTSDRLPRLPAALPKLPPLDRPDLPARHQVRAVYSFQAEEKDELEFNAGDIIEVLECPDRSWWRGQLRGKTGLFPSNYTEAI; encoded by the exons ATGGAGGCTGCAGCCAAGTACGACTTTGAAGCTACGGCGGACGATGAACTGACCttcagaaagggagagaaactGAAGGCACATTCACACACCAAATACACCTTCAGCTCGCGGATAGAttccactttgtttttctcagtaaCCTCGAGCCCACAG ATTCTGCAGACCACCGGTGACTGGTACAAAGCCGAGCGTAATGGAGTTCAGGGCTTTGTACCTAAGAACTTCATCAGCATTCACCTACCGAG TTGGTACCAGGAAGACACCAGCCGCAGGGACGCTGAGACGAAGCTGATGCCAGAATCCGTGGGTGCCTTTATCATACGAGCCTGCCAAAGCGGCGCCCTGGGTGACTTCTCCATCTCCGTCAG AAAAGCAAGAGATGTGGAGCACTTCAAGGTGCTGCAAGACAGCGGGCACTATGTCCTGTGGGCTGAAAAGTTCTCGTCTCTCAACCAGCTGGTGGAATATTATCAGAAACACTCCATCTCCAAAGAAACTCCAATATTTCTGCGGGACACACGGGAAGAG cagcagcagagaggaaccTCAGACCGTCTCCCACGTCTGCCTGCTGCTCTCCCCAAACTTCCTCCGCTCGACCGCCCTGATCTACCGGCACGCCATCAG GTCAGAGCCGTGTACAGCTTTCAGGCTGAGGAGAAAGACGAGCTGGAGTTCAACGCCGGCGACATCATCGAGGTCCTGGAGTGTCCCGACCGGAGCTGGTGGCGAGGCCAGCTGAGGGGCAAGACGGGCCTGTTCCCCTCCAACTACACCGAAGCCATCTGA
- the grap2b gene encoding GRB2-related adapter protein 2b isoform X2 — protein MEAAAKYDFEATADDELTFRKGEKLKAHSHTKYTFSSRIDSTLFFSVTSSPQILQTTGDWYKAERNGVQGFVPKNFISIHLPSWYQEDTSRRDAETKLMPESVGAFIIRACQSGALGDFSISVRKARDVEHFKVLQDSGHYVLWAEKFSSLNQLVEYYQKHSISKETPIFLRDTREEQQRGTSDRLPRLPAALPKLPPLDRPDLPARHQVRAVYSFQAEEKDELEFNAGDIIEVLECPDRSWWRGQLRGKTGLFPSNYTEAI, from the exons ATGGAGGCTGCAGCCAAGTACGACTTTGAAGCTACGGCGGACGATGAACTGACCttcagaaagggagagaaactGAAGGCACATTCACACACCAAATACACCTTCAGCTCGCGGATAGAttccactttgtttttctcagtaaCCTCGAGCCCACAG ATTCTGCAGACCACCGGTGACTGGTACAAAGCCGAGCGTAATGGAGTTCAGGGCTTTGTACCTAAGAACTTCATCAGCATTCACCTACCGAG TTGGTACCAGGAAGACACCAGCCGCAGGGACGCTGAGACGAAGCTGATGCCAGAATCCGTGGGTGCCTTTATCATACGAGCCTGCCAAAGCGGCGCCCTGGGTGACTTCTCCATCTCCGTCAG AAAAGCAAGAGATGTGGAGCACTTCAAGGTGCTGCAAGACAGCGGGCACTATGTCCTGTGGGCTGAAAAGTTCTCGTCTCTCAACCAGCTGGTGGAATATTATCAGAAACACTCCATCTCCAAAGAAACTCCAATATTTCTGCGGGACACACGGGAAGAG cagcagagaggaaccTCAGACCGTCTCCCACGTCTGCCTGCTGCTCTCCCCAAACTTCCTCCGCTCGACCGCCCTGATCTACCGGCACGCCATCAG GTCAGAGCCGTGTACAGCTTTCAGGCTGAGGAGAAAGACGAGCTGGAGTTCAACGCCGGCGACATCATCGAGGTCCTGGAGTGTCCCGACCGGAGCTGGTGGCGAGGCCAGCTGAGGGGCAAGACGGGCCTGTTCCCCTCCAACTACACCGAAGCCATCTGA
- the grap2b gene encoding GRB2-related adapter protein 2b isoform X3 has protein sequence MEAAAKYDFEATADDELTFRKGEKLKILQTTGDWYKAERNGVQGFVPKNFISIHLPSWYQEDTSRRDAETKLMPESVGAFIIRACQSGALGDFSISVRKARDVEHFKVLQDSGHYVLWAEKFSSLNQLVEYYQKHSISKETPIFLRDTREEQQQRGTSDRLPRLPAALPKLPPLDRPDLPARHQVRAVYSFQAEEKDELEFNAGDIIEVLECPDRSWWRGQLRGKTGLFPSNYTEAI, from the exons ATGGAGGCTGCAGCCAAGTACGACTTTGAAGCTACGGCGGACGATGAACTGACCttcagaaagggagagaaactGAAG ATTCTGCAGACCACCGGTGACTGGTACAAAGCCGAGCGTAATGGAGTTCAGGGCTTTGTACCTAAGAACTTCATCAGCATTCACCTACCGAG TTGGTACCAGGAAGACACCAGCCGCAGGGACGCTGAGACGAAGCTGATGCCAGAATCCGTGGGTGCCTTTATCATACGAGCCTGCCAAAGCGGCGCCCTGGGTGACTTCTCCATCTCCGTCAG AAAAGCAAGAGATGTGGAGCACTTCAAGGTGCTGCAAGACAGCGGGCACTATGTCCTGTGGGCTGAAAAGTTCTCGTCTCTCAACCAGCTGGTGGAATATTATCAGAAACACTCCATCTCCAAAGAAACTCCAATATTTCTGCGGGACACACGGGAAGAG cagcagcagagaggaaccTCAGACCGTCTCCCACGTCTGCCTGCTGCTCTCCCCAAACTTCCTCCGCTCGACCGCCCTGATCTACCGGCACGCCATCAG GTCAGAGCCGTGTACAGCTTTCAGGCTGAGGAGAAAGACGAGCTGGAGTTCAACGCCGGCGACATCATCGAGGTCCTGGAGTGTCCCGACCGGAGCTGGTGGCGAGGCCAGCTGAGGGGCAAGACGGGCCTGTTCCCCTCCAACTACACCGAAGCCATCTGA
- the fam83fb gene encoding protein FAM83F, with amino-acid sequence MAQSQLAVLEDGHIGVNVPESRPEFFYSEEQRAAVEELLRSGDGAFKTRLMEDRMKDFLSAREVKLLLSSFKRYDSESEPGTGAGTADADGSGLHSTYWPQMSDTEVPPLDLGWSGGGMFKGVTRVTVHTHPPKDNGPHIKEVVRKLIQEAHKVIAIVMDLLTDIQILQDLMDAAHRRSVAVYILLDQQGVPHFLDMCHRMQIGSQHLRNMRARMLQGTGFCLSFGRLPGSLCNKYMLVDGEKVVFGSYSFSWSTSRMDRNMITVMTGQVVDFFDRDFREMYAISENMNLYKEFHVSPPAAGKTATLRSKAGPKRPPLPATTSRFQVSLGDSRKDKIQVPAHKFYNPKYSLVFGDAARPTGSLQGPGPTRQSILAEIPEDMGQGRPRVTSSERMGQTSPLTSEAPSESFKRPNRDTQERKLTWKQKLFRKKPSTKSLFQSPENSTCPSLTENNLTHENEDDFEVIVKSPSRWRSKKSSKLDLQAESVKTVSSAQDNESVKTQSRKRRDCKVS; translated from the exons ATGGCCCAGTCCCAGCTGGCGGTCCTGGAGGACGGCCACATCGGGGTCAACGTCCCGGAGAGCCGGCCGGAGTTCTTCTACAGCGAGGAGCAGCGCGCCGCCGTGGAGGAGCTGCTGCGGAGCGGCGACGGAGCCTTCAAGACCCGGCTGATGGAGGACCGCATGAAGGACTTCCTGTCGGCCCGGGAGGTcaagctgctgctcagctcctTCAAGAGGTACGACTCCGAATCCGAACCCGGTACCGGAGCCGGTACCGCAGACGCCGATGGCTCCGGGCTCCACTCCACGTATTGGCCCCAGATGTCGGACACGGAGGTCCCGCCGCTGGATCTGGGCTGGTCCGGAGGGGGGATGTTCAAGGGGGTGACCCGGGTCACCGTGCACACACACCCCCCTAAAGATAATGGACCACACATCAAGGAGGTGGTGAGGAAGCTCATCCAGGAGGCCCACAAg GTGATCGCGATAGTGATGGACCTGCTCACAGACATCCAGATCCTGCAGGACCTGATGGATGCGGCCCACAGACGCTCCGTTGCTGTTTACATCTTGTTAGACCAGCAGGGGGTGCCACACTTCCTGGATATGTGCCACAGGATGCAGATTGGCTCTCAGCATCTCAGG AACATGAGAGCCAGAATGCTGCAGGGAACTGGATTTTGTTTGTCCTTCGGCAGGCTGCCGGGTTCACTCTGTAATAAGTACATGCTGGTGGACGGAGAGAAAGTCGTGTTTGGCTCTTACAG CTTCTCCTGGAGTACCTCTCGTATGGACCGAAACATGATCACCGTGATGACGGGGCAGGTGGTCGACTTCTTTGACAGGGATTTCCGTGAAATGTACGCCATCTCTGAGAATATGAACCTCTATAAGGAGTTCCACGTTAGCCCCCCTGCGGCTGGAAAGACCGCCACGTTACGCTCCAAAGCCGGGCCCAAACGCCCGCCGTTGCCCGCCACCACGTCCCGCTTCCAGGTCAGCTTAGGGGACTCGCGGAAAGACAAAATCCAGGTGCCTGCTCACAAATTCTACAATCCCAAATACTCGCTGGTGTTCGGGGACGCCGCCCGTCCAACGGGGTCTCTGCAGGGGCCAGGACCTACAAGACAGTCAATTCTGGCTGAGATTCCTGAGGACATGGGCCAGGGGAGACCACGAGTGACCAGCAGTGAGAGGATGGGCCAGACGAGTCCGTTGACATCAGAAGCCCCAAGTGAAAGCTTCAAGAGGCCAAACAGAGACACGCAGGAGAGGAAGCTCACATGGAAGCAGAAACTATTTAGGAAGAAGCCGTCCACCAAGTCTCTGTTTCAAAGCCCTGAAAACAGCACATGTCCTTCACTGACGGAGAACAACCTGACTCACGAAAACGAGGACGACTTTGAGGTGATCGTGAAATCGCCATCCAGATGGAGGAGTAAGAAGTCGTCCAAACTGGACCTGCAGGCGGAGTCTGTAAAAACTGTCAGCTCCGCACAGGACAATGAGA GTGTTAAGACTCAAAGTCGAAAAAGACGGGATTGTAAAGTTTCCTGA